One genomic window of Quercus lobata isolate SW786 chromosome 9, ValleyOak3.0 Primary Assembly, whole genome shotgun sequence includes the following:
- the LOC115959549 gene encoding uncharacterized protein LOC115959549: MEAAKQRVRAAAARKKEEEKAKGKEGASTPHSSLKSSVKRKADGKDDPPSKKVAVSAGDVPSTKSPPKSGHGAGKGVMTSSGPVIEGPRCLLTHKDYAVEGVESLIKQTDLDPCAQLGTEDLGASAFFDIARALVRVKALQDRCVAKEGVVSRVRRHNANLMDQQAQYKEAVRLLNSELKDVKEKLGEAEGQQKKLEEEVSSLRAQVETAGTDAVQKFKTTQSFIDSCADYYGTGFDDCLRQVASAYPELDLSGITMDASVPMTPARETVADKGDGPISLDSLLNDAGVILAQPAVTIPAESSDAAQIAKDKADGVSKDVPAI; this comes from the exons ATGGAAGCTGCGAAGCAAAGGGTGAGGGCCGCTGCTGCCcgtaagaaggaggaggagaaagctAAGGGAAAAGAAGGAGCGTCAACCCCTCATTCCTCTTTGAAGAGTTCAGTTAAGAGGAAGGCTGACGGAAAGGACGATCCTCCTTCTAAGAAGGTAGCTGTCAGTGCAGGGGATGTGCCTTCCACGAAGTCGCCTCCCAAGTCTGGTCACGGTGCTGGGAAAGGAGTGATGACCTCTTCTGGTCCCGTCATTGAGGGACCCCGTTGCTTGCTGACCCACAAGGATTATGCTGTTGAGGGGGTAGAATCCCTCATAAAACAGACGGATCTTGACCCTTGTGCTCAGCTAGGGACGGAAGACCTGGGGGCGTCAGCTTTCTTTGACATAGCACGG GCcttggttcgtgtaaaagcaCTTCAAGACCGGTGCGTGGCCAAAGAAGGCGTCGTTTCTCGGGTTAGGAGGCATAACGCCAATCTGATGGATCAGCAAGCGCAATATAAGGAGGCCGTCCGTCTCTTAAACTCAGAGCTGAAGGATGTAAAGGAGAAGTTGGGAGAGGCTGAGGGTCAGCAGAAGAAGCTTGAGGAGGAGGTTTCATCCTTACGTGCACAAGTAGAGACGGCTGGGACTGATGCGGTCCAAAAATTCAAGACAACCCAGTCATTTATTGACTCCTGCGCTGATTATTACGGCACAGGTTTCGACGATTGTCTGAGGCAGGTAGCGTCAGCTTATCCAGAGTTGGATCTATCCGGAATTACCATGGACGCCTCCGTGCCGATGACTCCTGCTCGTGAAACTGTTGCTGACAAAGGTGACGGACCTATTAGTTTGGACTCTTTGCTTAATGATGCCGGAGTTATTTTGGCTCAGCCAGCCGTCACTATTCCTGCCGAGTCTTCAGATGCGGCACAAATTGCCAAGGATAAAGCTGACGGGGTCTCCAAGGATGTTCCTGCCATTTAA